From the Lolium rigidum isolate FL_2022 chromosome 2, APGP_CSIRO_Lrig_0.1, whole genome shotgun sequence genome, one window contains:
- the LOC124690622 gene encoding CTD nuclear envelope phosphatase 1 homolog, with protein MQSIVLVITINLRETRVIQSNPEAEMWRLPAWAAHGTDAHEMIVPLPWGLGYGILRMLGIACVVAVYGDSESSVKQVIKSSSVSFLATCIIREIFLGVYLQVVLDLDETLVCAYESSSLPATVRTQAIEAGLHCFDMECISSEKDAQGRQRMNRVTVFERPGLHEFLQQTSEFADLILFTAGLEGYAKPLVDRIDAHNRFCHRLYRPSTVNTEYRDHVKDLSCLSTDFRKIVLVDNNPYSFLLQPLNGIPCLTFSARQPVDNQLMGVIFPLLKHLSLQKDVRPALYDTFHMPEWFQRNGIPDSVGQAR; from the exons TGATACAGAGTAACCCAGAA GCAGAAATGTGGAGGCTGCCCGCCTGGGCGGCTCACGGTACGGACGCGCACGAAATGATAGTGCCCTTGCCCTGGGGCCTGGGCTATGGTATTTTGCGTATGCTAGGGATCGCCTGTGTGGTTGCTGTTTATGGGGATAGTG AAAGCAGTGTTAAGCAAG TTATCAAGTCTTCTTCAGTCAGCTTCCTTGCTACCTGCATAATCCGTGAAATATTTTTGGGGGTGTATCTTCAGGTAGTGCTGGACTTGGATGAGACATTAGTCTGTGCTTACGAGTCATCGAGCCTTCCTGCTACCGTGCGTACCCAGGCGATCGAAGCAGGGTTGCATTGCTTTGACATGGAGTGCATATCATCTGAGAAG GATGCCCAAGGCAGACAGAGGATGAACCGTGTAACTGTATTTGAGCGTCCTGGTCTGCATGAGTTCTTGCAGCAGACTAGTGAATTCGCCGATCTTATACTCTTCACAGCTGGTTTGGAAG GATATGCAAAGCCCTTGGTTGATAGGATAGATGCTCACAACAGGTTCTGCCACCGTCTCTACAGACCGTCAACTGTTAATAC GGAATACAGAGACCATGTAAAGGATCTTTCTTGTTTGTCCACAGATTTCCGTAAAATTGTACTTGTTGATAACAATCCATATAGTTTCCTACTACAGCCACTGAATGGGATACCGTGCCTTACGTTTTCAGCTAGACAGCCCGTGGATAACCAG CTCATGGGAGTGATCTTTCCGCTTCTCAAGCATCTCTCTCTTCAAAAGGATGTTAGACCGGCGCTATATGATACATTTCATATGCCAGAGTGGTTCCAAAGAAATGGGATCCCAGATAGTGTTGGTCAGGCAAGGTAA